A region of Candidatus Brocadiaceae bacterium DNA encodes the following proteins:
- a CDS encoding chloride channel protein: MAAALRRLGVLHPEPGHLRWVGRVVLLAGLVGVVAGLGAVAFQLLSHVVLRYGLELIAGYRPGGPAGEWDIFSEVRPAFGRLVPWLILVIVALGGLVSGWIVYTVAPEAEGHGTDAAIRAYHRGRGIIRPVVPLVKIVCSALTLGTGGSGGREGPIALIGAGFGSYLARLLKLSARERRMLLCAGMGAGIAAIFKAPLAGAIFAIEVLYRDEDFEAEALIPAFISCTVAYCVFGFVTTYGFGSPSGFSPLLAVQPGLVFDNPLLLAPLALLAGCMVVASFLYVRCFYGAQRVFKRVHVRAHIRPALGAFLTGLFALGLFYGLAGLGPVAQKDSLDVLSFGYGILQRLLAGEFQYGLRPALVILTAIGLGKIVTTALTIGAGGSGGIFGPSMVIGGTLGGAVGLLLQQWMPGLVVRPDVFVILGMAGFFTAAAKVPLSTIIMVSELTAGYELLIPAMWVAAIAYLLSRGWSIYHEQVPSRLYSPAHQGDFVFSVVRGHRVSEVWTPGGGPVVTFPFDAPLSNVMDLIPSTAQTVFPVLDERGDYYGMFGLNQVRPLLYDRDAARLIIVKDVVVRDAEPLRTDSDLSTAMLSFAQSEYDELPVLDAESQRVVGVLGRHELMAFYHAWEAEIEAAED, translated from the coding sequence ATGGCTGCTGCGCTGCGACGTCTGGGGGTGCTGCATCCTGAGCCGGGGCACTTGCGTTGGGTCGGACGGGTCGTCCTGCTGGCCGGGCTGGTCGGCGTGGTGGCGGGGCTGGGGGCGGTGGCCTTCCAACTGCTGTCGCACGTCGTGCTCCGGTACGGCCTGGAACTCATCGCAGGCTATCGTCCCGGCGGGCCGGCGGGGGAGTGGGACATCTTCTCGGAGGTTCGGCCCGCCTTCGGCCGCCTCGTTCCGTGGCTGATCCTGGTGATCGTCGCCCTGGGGGGGCTGGTCTCGGGGTGGATCGTCTACACAGTCGCCCCGGAAGCCGAGGGGCACGGGACAGACGCGGCCATCCGCGCCTACCACCGGGGCCGCGGCATCATCCGGCCGGTCGTTCCGCTGGTGAAGATCGTCTGTTCGGCCCTGACGCTCGGCACCGGCGGCTCGGGGGGCCGCGAGGGTCCGATCGCCCTGATCGGCGCCGGGTTCGGCTCGTATCTGGCCCGCCTGCTGAAGCTCTCCGCACGCGAACGGCGCATGCTGCTATGCGCAGGCATGGGGGCGGGGATCGCCGCCATCTTCAAGGCGCCGTTGGCCGGGGCCATCTTTGCCATCGAGGTCCTCTACAGGGACGAGGACTTCGAGGCCGAAGCCCTGATCCCGGCGTTCATCTCGTGCACCGTCGCCTACTGTGTCTTCGGCTTCGTAACGACCTACGGTTTCGGCAGCCCGTCCGGTTTCTCGCCGCTTCTTGCCGTTCAGCCGGGGCTGGTGTTCGACAACCCGCTGTTGCTCGCTCCGCTCGCCCTGCTGGCGGGCTGCATGGTCGTCGCGTCGTTCCTGTACGTGCGGTGCTTCTACGGGGCGCAGAGGGTTTTCAAGCGCGTGCACGTGCGCGCGCATATTCGGCCGGCGCTCGGTGCGTTTCTGACGGGCCTCTTCGCGCTGGGCCTCTTCTATGGGCTGGCCGGCCTCGGGCCGGTCGCACAGAAGGATTCGCTGGACGTGCTGTCCTTCGGCTACGGCATCCTTCAGAGGCTGCTGGCCGGCGAATTCCAGTACGGCCTGAGGCCGGCCCTGGTGATCCTGACGGCCATCGGGTTGGGCAAGATCGTGACGACGGCCCTAACGATCGGGGCGGGCGGCTCAGGCGGCATCTTCGGCCCCAGCATGGTCATCGGCGGCACTCTGGGCGGGGCGGTGGGCCTGCTGCTCCAGCAGTGGATGCCCGGGCTGGTCGTGCGGCCGGACGTCTTTGTCATCCTGGGCATGGCGGGCTTCTTCACGGCGGCGGCCAAGGTGCCGCTGAGCACGATCATCATGGTCTCGGAGCTGACCGCCGGCTACGAGCTGCTGATCCCGGCGATGTGGGTGGCCGCCATCGCCTACCTGCTGAGCCGCGGCTGGTCCATCTACCATGAACAGGTGCCGTCGCGCCTCTACTCGCCGGCGCACCAGGGCGATTTCGTCTTCAGCGTCGTCCGAGGCCACAGGGTCAGCGAAGTGTGGACGCCGGGCGGGGGGCCGGTCGTCACGTTCCCGTTTGACGCCCCTCTGTCGAACGTCATGGACCTGATCCCATCCACGGCGCAGACCGTCTTCCCGGTCCTGGACGAACGGGGGGACTACTACGGCATGTTCGGCCTGAACCAGGTCCGGCCGCTCCTCTACGACAGGGACGCCGCGCGGCTGATCATCGTCAAGGACGTGGTTGTGCGCGACGCGGAACCGTTGCGCACGGACAGCGACCTGTCGACCGCGATGCTGAGCTTCGCGCAGTCCGAGTATGACGAACTGCCTGTGCTGGACGCCGAGTCCCAGCGGGTCGTCGGCGTGCTGGGCCGCCACGAACTCATGGCCTTCTACCATGCCTGGGAGGCCGAGATCGAGGCCGCCGAAGACTGA
- a CDS encoding glycosyltransferase: MSAAANLRHEAASEQQVSILIPTLNEAENIDLLLTRLFAVVDPEGPVAEIVFADGGSTDGTQDRVARWAGDHAVRLVQCDSHRGLSGDVLQAAEAASGQVVVVMDADLSHPPEAIPSLVAPLLDGTHDMAVGSRYVPGGGTPDWPWTRRLSSRVATALAWPLVSVRDPMSGFFAVRRDHLLELGQTAAGFKIGLTVLSQGDDALRVKEVPIVFHDRTVGRSKFGLREIGTYLAQLLALAGASVPGGSGGALLTVGLIALAVDLAVFNLLLTLGLGRAAAHLAAFAAATLPCVPAARGAFGGPAGGEGPARPPGGRFLGVWLLAAVLRGVVLEAFVDALRWSPRAAILPAAAAGMAVGLVGGMFFVFPAAADGARPATRWRVFALCMAGYGLLLRLALAGATDLLPEEAYYWLYGQHLDIGYLDHPPMVAWMIRLSTWIGGNSEFFVRLPALLCWVVMAGFLYRLATNMFDRTVGLCTVFFVSVLPVYFGMGMVTLPDASLFAAWAACLYFFERALLGERRHAWWGVGVCFGLGMLSKYTMGLLGPAALVFVLVDRPSRRWLLRPGPYVAAFVAALVFSPVIVWNGMHEWASFAFQGPRRWSGHARFSVHFLLGAMLGQVTPLALIGVPAAFLGSRASGDGQGAPAPSMGGRHRLFALVFSVVPLSVFVLHSLQDEPKFNWTAPVWLAALPLFASCVVAGRTRRPVRPWVATAGFRLWKPASVVLLIFYGIAMYHLVLGLPGVPALRTMSMPVGWEELSAEVAAIDRRVQAETGRLPLIVGLEKYSLSSQLVFYDPSGSRRGRVSSRHLLGRSGLMWEYWQPVEDAVGKTALLVGFRRSHVEGPRVEARFARLGEVEEIDVRKAGRTVTHIYCRVGYDYSAGAVRMTPRPRPTEAGPSAVGLRSRRTRARHRMP, encoded by the coding sequence TTGAGCGCGGCGGCCAACCTACGGCACGAAGCGGCGTCTGAGCAGCAGGTCTCCATCCTGATCCCGACCTTGAACGAGGCCGAGAACATCGACCTGCTGCTGACGCGGCTGTTCGCCGTCGTTGACCCGGAGGGTCCGGTGGCCGAGATCGTGTTCGCCGACGGCGGGTCGACCGACGGCACGCAGGACCGGGTCGCCCGATGGGCCGGCGACCATGCCGTCCGGCTCGTGCAGTGCGACTCCCATCGGGGCCTGTCCGGCGACGTTCTGCAGGCGGCGGAGGCCGCCTCCGGCCAGGTCGTCGTGGTGATGGACGCCGATCTGAGCCACCCGCCCGAAGCGATTCCGTCCCTGGTGGCGCCGCTGCTCGACGGCACGCATGACATGGCCGTCGGCAGCCGATACGTGCCCGGAGGCGGCACGCCCGACTGGCCGTGGACCCGCCGCCTGTCCTCTCGTGTGGCCACGGCACTGGCCTGGCCTCTGGTGAGCGTGCGCGACCCGATGTCGGGTTTCTTCGCGGTTCGGCGCGACCACCTGCTCGAACTCGGGCAGACGGCCGCGGGCTTCAAGATCGGCTTGACCGTGCTCTCCCAGGGCGACGACGCGCTGCGGGTCAAGGAAGTGCCGATCGTGTTCCACGACCGAACGGTGGGCCGTTCGAAGTTCGGTCTGCGGGAGATCGGCACGTACCTGGCGCAGTTGCTGGCGCTGGCGGGCGCTTCCGTGCCGGGCGGGTCCGGCGGAGCGCTCCTAACGGTGGGGCTCATCGCACTCGCTGTCGATCTGGCGGTCTTCAACCTGCTGCTGACGCTGGGGCTTGGCAGGGCGGCCGCCCATCTGGCGGCGTTCGCGGCCGCCACGCTGCCGTGTGTCCCGGCGGCGCGCGGGGCGTTCGGCGGGCCTGCCGGCGGGGAGGGCCCGGCCCGGCCGCCCGGCGGGCGTTTCCTGGGCGTCTGGCTTTTGGCGGCGGTTCTGCGCGGCGTGGTCCTGGAGGCCTTCGTCGACGCCCTGCGCTGGTCACCCCGGGCGGCCATCCTGCCGGCGGCCGCCGCGGGCATGGCCGTCGGTCTTGTCGGGGGCATGTTCTTCGTGTTCCCGGCCGCCGCCGACGGGGCGCGGCCGGCCACGCGCTGGCGGGTGTTTGCCCTGTGCATGGCCGGCTACGGGCTGCTGCTGCGGCTGGCGCTGGCTGGGGCCACGGACCTTCTGCCCGAGGAGGCCTACTACTGGCTCTACGGGCAGCATCTCGACATCGGCTACCTGGACCATCCGCCCATGGTGGCCTGGATGATCCGCCTGAGCACGTGGATCGGCGGGAACAGCGAGTTCTTCGTGCGCCTGCCCGCCCTGCTGTGCTGGGTTGTGATGGCCGGCTTTCTGTACCGGCTGGCCACGAACATGTTCGACCGCACCGTGGGGCTCTGCACCGTGTTCTTTGTGAGCGTTCTGCCGGTCTACTTCGGCATGGGGATGGTCACGCTGCCGGACGCGTCGCTGTTCGCTGCGTGGGCCGCGTGCCTGTACTTTTTCGAGCGGGCGTTGCTGGGCGAGCGCCGGCACGCCTGGTGGGGTGTGGGGGTGTGCTTCGGCCTGGGGATGCTGTCGAAGTACACGATGGGGCTTCTGGGCCCGGCGGCGCTGGTCTTCGTGCTCGTGGATCGTCCCTCGCGCCGCTGGCTCCTGCGTCCCGGGCCGTACGTGGCCGCGTTTGTGGCCGCCCTGGTGTTCAGCCCCGTGATCGTGTGGAACGGCATGCACGAGTGGGCGTCGTTCGCCTTCCAGGGGCCGCGCCGGTGGTCGGGGCATGCAAGGTTCTCGGTGCACTTTCTGCTCGGGGCGATGCTGGGACAGGTGACGCCTCTGGCGTTGATCGGCGTGCCGGCGGCGTTTCTGGGGTCTCGCGCGTCCGGGGACGGCCAGGGGGCGCCGGCCCCGTCCATGGGCGGCCGGCACCGGCTGTTCGCTCTGGTCTTTTCCGTGGTGCCGCTCTCCGTGTTCGTCCTGCACAGCCTGCAGGACGAGCCGAAGTTCAATTGGACCGCCCCCGTCTGGCTGGCCGCCCTTCCGCTGTTCGCGTCGTGCGTGGTGGCCGGGCGAACGCGGCGGCCGGTGCGCCCCTGGGTCGCGACGGCGGGATTCCGCCTGTGGAAGCCCGCGTCCGTCGTCCTGCTGATCTTCTACGGCATAGCCATGTACCACCTGGTGCTGGGCTTGCCGGGGGTGCCCGCGCTCCGCACGATGAGCATGCCGGTTGGCTGGGAGGAGCTGTCTGCCGAGGTGGCGGCGATCGACCGGCGCGTGCAGGCGGAGACGGGGCGGCTGCCGCTGATCGTGGGCCTGGAGAAGTACTCCCTGTCCAGCCAACTGGTGTTCTACGATCCGTCGGGGAGCCGGCGCGGGAGGGTGTCCAGCCGGCATCTGCTGGGTCGGAGCGGTCTGATGTGGGAGTACTGGCAACCGGTGGAGGATGCCGTCGGGAAGACGGCGCTCCTTGTGGGCTTCCGGCGTTCGCACGTCGAGGGGCCGCGCGTCGAGGCTCGGTTCGCCCGGTTGGGCGAAGTCGAGGAGATCGACGTGCGGAAGGCCGGCAGGACCGTCACGCACATCTACTGCCGGGTCGGCTATGACTACTCGGCTGGAGCAGTGCGGATGACGCCCCGTCCGCGGCCGACTGAGGCCGGCCCGTCGGCGGTCGGGCTCAGGTCCCGTCGGACCAGGGCCAGACATCGGATGCCTTGA
- a CDS encoding ornithine cyclodeaminase family protein (catalyzes the interconversion of alanine and pyruvate): MRTYLIPQSDVSRVLSMQQAVAAVEAAFRAYGEGKVQMPPKSYLLFEKGDLRVMPSYEPDLGLAAVKNVNVHPGNTALPSVMATISLFDPETGYPLAIMDGTLVTAMRTGAAGGVAAKYLARADSRVVCLVGAGRQAQTQLAALMVTVPTIERALFCDVNRERAEELARQSAARHGIEAAACPLDDALAVADIVVTVTPVRKPIVMRDQVRPGTHINAIGADAPGKQELDAAIIRSARVVIDEWEQASHGGEINVPVSQGLFGRDDLHGELGQVVCGRTPGRQSDDDITVFDSTGLAIQDLACAALVYRAVMADGAAARLVTLDFLS, translated from the coding sequence ATGCGTACGTACCTGATCCCCCAGTCGGATGTGTCACGTGTGCTCTCCATGCAGCAGGCCGTGGCCGCGGTCGAGGCGGCCTTTCGGGCATACGGCGAGGGCAAGGTCCAGATGCCCCCGAAGTCCTACCTGCTGTTCGAGAAGGGCGACCTGCGCGTCATGCCGTCCTACGAGCCGGACCTGGGCCTGGCCGCCGTCAAGAACGTGAACGTCCATCCGGGGAACACGGCCCTGCCGTCCGTCATGGCCACGATCAGCCTGTTCGACCCGGAGACGGGCTATCCGCTGGCCATCATGGACGGCACGCTCGTGACGGCCATGCGCACCGGCGCTGCCGGCGGCGTGGCGGCGAAGTACCTGGCCCGCGCGGACAGCCGCGTCGTGTGCCTGGTGGGCGCCGGCCGTCAGGCGCAGACGCAACTCGCCGCGCTGATGGTCACGGTGCCCACGATCGAGCGCGCCCTGTTCTGCGACGTGAATCGGGAGCGGGCCGAGGAGCTTGCCCGGCAGAGCGCCGCCCGGCACGGCATCGAGGCCGCCGCCTGCCCCCTGGATGACGCTCTGGCCGTCGCCGACATCGTCGTGACCGTCACTCCGGTGCGCAAGCCCATCGTGATGCGGGACCAGGTGCGGCCCGGCACACACATCAACGCCATCGGCGCCGACGCCCCCGGCAAGCAGGAGCTGGACGCTGCCATCATCCGATCCGCCCGCGTGGTCATCGACGAATGGGAGCAGGCCTCCCACGGCGGCGAGATCAACGTGCCCGTCTCCCAGGGGCTGTTCGGCCGGGACGACCTGCACGGCGAACTCGGGCAGGTCGTTTGCGGGCGCACACCGGGACGGCAGTCCGACGACGACATCACGGTCTTCGACTCGACCGGGCTGGCCATACAGGACCTGGCCTGCGCCGCGCTGGTCTACCGGGCAGTGATGGCCGACGGGGCCGCTGCCCGGCTGGTCACCCTCGACTTCCTGTCATAG
- a CDS encoding DUF3604 domain-containing protein, which produces MPMVEAGFLPRWTRPIRIPESVPLRHADPPFGLAGERGTWRLPLELARDVAPETLLKLQTGGGRNARPGFADDQAADPRGEGYVSLQGPDGAPVPLTPDEARSYYTLARPERALRAGEVLTLVVGDRSGGGPGARMPTMRALNKFVVLYEAQDENDRPNQWNPANGGRIVAACSMHVLGGPIHHVRAYVPSHARPGQEIVVLVRPEDEHSNLSPERLDGGRVSLNGRALDARAEAVPESSCLRLHVVLPHEGVHRLRVAAGPGGWTAEANPIVCADSRPALRPHWGILHAHTEMSDGRESLDAYFHQLRREAGLDFGATGDHDSRSEHPDGFWQATCRAVRRWHDPGAFVTFLGYEWARWRRNGDGDRNVYFLHDDRPMYRADDADYPSPPDLFAALQDEAALVMPHHTARSGNPCDWKDHDPVHERLVEIYQILGCYECSEEDGNPLPQRSDPAPFRQGYVRNALAAGWRVGFTGGGDDHEGHAGTEFPHKLGDEWRMVGLTCVLAAACTREAIWDGLWQRRVIATTGPRILLDYTLSGRPLGSELSLAEDGALDGRRTLDVRCHATAPLEWIQIVRNNTVVHTHAVEAPDCELTWVDDAPLGGLWMPAARYCPHPFCFYYVRARQRDGQMAWASPVWIGP; this is translated from the coding sequence ATGCCGATGGTGGAGGCCGGCTTCCTGCCGCGCTGGACGCGGCCGATCAGGATCCCCGAGTCCGTGCCGCTGCGCCACGCCGACCCGCCGTTCGGCCTGGCCGGCGAGCGCGGCACCTGGCGGTTGCCGCTGGAACTCGCACGCGACGTCGCCCCCGAGACCCTCCTGAAGCTCCAGACCGGCGGCGGCCGCAACGCCCGGCCGGGCTTCGCCGACGATCAGGCAGCCGACCCGCGGGGCGAAGGCTACGTCTCCCTGCAGGGGCCGGACGGCGCACCGGTTCCGCTCACCCCCGATGAGGCGCGCAGCTACTACACCCTGGCGCGGCCGGAGAGGGCCCTTCGGGCGGGCGAGGTGCTCACGCTCGTCGTGGGCGACCGGTCCGGCGGCGGCCCCGGCGCCCGCATGCCCACCATGCGCGCGCTCAACAAGTTCGTGGTCCTGTACGAGGCGCAGGACGAGAACGACCGTCCGAACCAGTGGAACCCGGCCAACGGCGGACGGATCGTCGCCGCCTGCAGCATGCACGTGCTCGGCGGCCCGATCCATCATGTCCGCGCCTACGTGCCGTCGCACGCGCGGCCCGGGCAGGAGATCGTTGTCCTGGTGCGCCCGGAGGACGAGCACAGCAATCTCTCGCCCGAACGGCTGGACGGAGGACGGGTCTCGCTGAACGGCCGGGCGCTCGATGCACGCGCCGAGGCGGTCCCGGAGTCGTCCTGCCTGCGCCTGCACGTCGTGCTGCCGCACGAGGGCGTGCACCGCCTGCGCGTCGCCGCCGGGCCGGGCGGGTGGACGGCCGAGGCCAACCCCATCGTCTGTGCCGACTCCCGGCCGGCCCTGCGCCCGCACTGGGGCATCCTGCACGCGCACACCGAGATGTCCGACGGACGCGAGTCGCTGGACGCCTACTTCCACCAGCTCCGCCGCGAGGCGGGGCTCGACTTCGGCGCCACCGGCGACCACGACAGCCGCAGCGAGCACCCCGATGGCTTCTGGCAGGCGACGTGCCGCGCCGTCAGACGGTGGCACGATCCGGGCGCGTTCGTGACCTTCCTGGGCTACGAGTGGGCGCGCTGGCGCCGCAACGGCGATGGAGACCGCAACGTCTACTTCCTGCACGACGACCGCCCGATGTACCGCGCCGACGACGCCGACTACCCGTCCCCGCCCGACCTGTTCGCCGCGCTGCAGGACGAAGCGGCGCTGGTCATGCCCCACCACACCGCCCGAAGCGGAAACCCCTGCGACTGGAAGGACCACGACCCGGTGCACGAGCGGCTGGTGGAGATCTACCAGATACTCGGCTGCTATGAGTGCTCCGAAGAGGACGGCAACCCGCTGCCGCAGCGCTCGGACCCCGCGCCGTTCCGGCAGGGCTACGTGCGCAACGCCCTGGCGGCCGGCTGGCGGGTCGGCTTCACCGGCGGAGGCGACGATCACGAGGGCCACGCCGGCACCGAGTTCCCCCACAAACTGGGGGACGAGTGGCGCATGGTCGGCCTGACCTGCGTGCTGGCCGCCGCATGCACGCGCGAGGCCATCTGGGACGGCCTGTGGCAGCGGCGCGTCATCGCAACGACCGGGCCGCGCATCCTGCTGGACTACACGCTCTCCGGCCGCCCGCTCGGCTCCGAGCTGAGCCTGGCGGAAGACGGCGCGCTGGACGGGCGGCGCACCCTGGACGTACGCTGCCACGCGACCGCACCCCTGGAGTGGATCCAGATCGTCCGCAATAACACGGTGGTCCACACGCACGCGGTCGAGGCCCCGGACTGCGAGCTGACCTGGGTGGACGACGCCCCGCTGGGCGGCCTCTGGATGCCGGCCGCCCGATACTGCCCGCACCCGTTCTGCTTCTACTACGTGCGCGCCCGCCAGCGCGACGGGCAGATGGCCTGGGCCAGTCCCGTCTGGATCGGCCCCTGA
- a CDS encoding GNAT family N-acetyltransferase encodes MQVRPARAEDAEAIARSQRAMAWETERIRLDAATVAAGVRAVLDDPTRGRYWIAETDGQTVGVLLVTPEWSDWRNAWVWWIQSLYVLPAHRRTGVFGALYAHLRTLVEHDGTLAGIRLYVAADNLTARRAYEAMGMDGEHYRLFEWLK; translated from the coding sequence ATGCAGGTCCGGCCCGCGCGAGCCGAGGACGCCGAGGCGATCGCACGTTCCCAGAGGGCGATGGCCTGGGAGACGGAACGCATCCGGCTGGACGCCGCCACGGTCGCCGCCGGCGTGCGGGCCGTCCTCGATGACCCGACCCGGGGGCGGTACTGGATCGCCGAGACGGACGGCCAGACCGTCGGCGTGCTGCTGGTCACCCCCGAATGGTCCGACTGGCGCAACGCCTGGGTCTGGTGGATCCAGTCCCTGTACGTGCTCCCGGCCCACCGCCGCACGGGCGTGTTCGGCGCCCTCTACGCCCACCTGCGTACGCTCGTCGAGCACGACGGGACCCTTGCCGGCATCCGGCTCTACGTGGCTGCCGACAACCTGACCGCCCGCCGCGCCTACGAGGCGATGGGCATGGACGGGGAGCATTACCGGCTGTTCGAATGGCTCAAGTGA
- the ychF gene encoding redox-regulated ATPase YchF: MRVGIIGARGAGKRTVFEALTRLFGPGGHSGESRIGTVNVPDARLDVLSALYKPRKTTPAQIQYFLPAVRGQESDRDQDEGMYAQVRDCDALIAVILNFRGEGSDEGTIEDRCRKLDEDMMFADLVTVEKRLERIELDRQRGRRFDAQEWEALKACSESLERQVPIRRLPELASSPHLRSYSLLSAKPLLTLINNPDDAPETAASPETAASPEAAASGEAAAGERRAVIRGRLEHELAQMPPEEAALYFDEYGIAESATRRVIRESYELVGLISFFTVGPDEVRAWTIRRGTCAVDAAGEIHSDIQRGFIRAEVVAYDDLIAAGSHQEARKRGRVRLERKTYPVQDGDIINVAFNV, from the coding sequence GTGAGAGTCGGCATCATCGGCGCCCGAGGGGCCGGAAAGCGGACCGTCTTCGAGGCGCTCACGCGGCTGTTCGGGCCCGGGGGGCACAGCGGCGAGAGCCGCATCGGCACGGTCAACGTGCCGGACGCGCGTCTGGACGTCCTCAGCGCCCTCTACAAGCCCCGGAAGACGACCCCCGCGCAGATCCAGTATTTCCTGCCCGCCGTCCGGGGCCAGGAGAGCGACCGCGACCAGGACGAAGGCATGTACGCCCAGGTGCGCGACTGCGACGCGCTGATCGCCGTCATCCTCAACTTCCGCGGTGAGGGCAGTGACGAGGGAACGATCGAGGACCGTTGCAGGAAGCTGGACGAGGACATGATGTTCGCCGACCTGGTGACCGTCGAGAAGCGCCTGGAGCGCATCGAACTCGATCGGCAGCGGGGCCGGCGCTTCGACGCGCAGGAGTGGGAGGCGCTCAAGGCGTGCAGCGAGAGCCTGGAGCGCCAGGTCCCCATCCGGCGGCTCCCCGAACTGGCCTCCTCGCCCCACCTGCGCAGCTACTCGCTCCTTTCCGCCAAGCCCCTGCTGACCCTGATCAACAACCCCGACGACGCCCCCGAGACGGCCGCCTCGCCCGAGACGGCTGCCTCGCCCGAGGCGGCCGCCTCCGGGGAGGCGGCGGCCGGCGAACGCCGGGCCGTCATCCGCGGACGGCTCGAACACGAACTGGCCCAGATGCCCCCCGAGGAGGCGGCCCTCTACTTCGACGAGTACGGGATCGCCGAGTCCGCCACCCGCCGCGTGATCCGGGAGAGCTACGAACTCGTGGGGCTGATCTCCTTCTTCACCGTCGGCCCGGACGAGGTCCGCGCGTGGACGATCCGTCGGGGGACCTGCGCGGTGGACGCTGCCGGAGAGATCCACTCGGACATCCAGCGCGGCTTCATCCGTGCCGAGGTGGTCGCCTATGACGACCTGATCGCGGCCGGCAGCCACCAGGAGGCCCGCAAGCGCGGCCGGGTGCGCCTGGAGCGAAAGACCTACCCCGTGCAGGACGGCGACATCATCAACGTGGCCTTCAACGTGTGA